The following are from one region of the Nymphaea colorata isolate Beijing-Zhang1983 chromosome 7, ASM883128v2, whole genome shotgun sequence genome:
- the LOC116257142 gene encoding uncharacterized protein PHLOEM PROTEIN 2-LIKE A4-like produces the protein MLIHDNFVSLTICITHVVAELLEVCWLQIRDTFDTAAIDKDTTWSPVCPLKHNDSATGLHTPAEVSVSQQDGTTICSRKMQLNPGSADLIQQEGEEWLALEVGRFQPAGVSREITFNLLDGTTHCKTGLVFAGVEIRAVST, from the coding sequence ATGCTTATCCATGATAATTTCGTCTCGTTGACAATATGTATCACCCACGTTGTGGCAGAGCTCTTGGAGGTCTGCTGGCTGCAGATCCGAGACACATTTGATACAGCAGCAATCGACAAAGATACCACATGGTCACCCGTGTGTCCTCTAAAACACAATGATTCAGCAACAGGTCTGCACACACCTGCGGAGGTTTCTGTCTCACAGCAAGATGGGACGACCATATGCAGCCGGAAGATGCAACTAAACCCCGGCAGCGCCGACCTGATACAACAGGAAGGCGAGGAATGGCTGGCGCTTGAGGTGGGGAGGTTTCAGCCGGCCGGCGTTAGTCGCGAGATCACTTTTAATCTGCTGGACGGCACCACTCACTGCAAGACTGGACTCGTGTTTGCTGGGGTGGAGATTCGTGCTGTCTCCACTTAA
- the LOC116257914 gene encoding uncharacterized protein LOC116257914 translates to MIHSFVQSPKSVTLDSNCWRVYPMANSRFLQNAQFLANKCPKLQIPATFGTTALDKDAKYSVLYFFKFQDLQTPTETKPAKEASLSDNCEPLPKGMKVTVSLSQEDGEIICSGQAYLAPDSLDLIKQDGEEWLALEVGRFQFSNICGDITATLQNAVVGPWKISLVFAGVEIRGVSRS, encoded by the exons ATGATCCACTCCTTCGTCCAGTCTCCCAAGTCAGTGACCCTTGACTCCAATTGCTGGAGGGTGTATCCTATGGCGAATTCACG GTTCTTACAGAATGCACAGTTTTTGGCGAACAAATGCCCGAAGCTGCAGATTCCGGCCACATTTGGCACAACAGCACTGGACAAAGATGCCAAATACTCTGTCCtgtatttcttcaaatttcaaGATCTGCAAACCCCAACGGAAACCAAACCGGCAAAGGAGGCTTCTCTCTCAGACAATTGTGAACCCCTACCAAAAGGCATGAAAGTGACGGTCTCTCTCTCACAAGAAGATGGGGAGATCATTTGCAGCGGCCAAGCGTATCTCGCCCCAGACAGCCTTGACCTGATAAAACAGGACGGAGAAGAATGGCTGGCACTTGAGGTGGGCAGGTTTCAGTTCTCTAACATTTGTGGCGATATCACTGCTACTCTGCAGAATGCCGTTGTTGGTCCATGGAAGATATCCCTCGTGTTTGCTGGGGTGGAGATCCGTGGTGTCTCCAGATCTTAA